A part of Haliotis asinina isolate JCU_RB_2024 chromosome 10, JCU_Hal_asi_v2, whole genome shotgun sequence genomic DNA contains:
- the LOC137297930 gene encoding uncharacterized protein, giving the protein MQQTTQQTTQQATQQTMQQTTQETMQQTTQQTMQQTTQETMQQTMQQTMQQTTQQTMQQTTQQTTQQTTQQTIQQTIQQTMQQTIQQTTQQTTQQTMQQTTQQTKKQTTQQTMQQTTQQTMQETTQQTTQQTIQQSMQQTTQQTTQPRAQEPTQ; this is encoded by the coding sequence ATGCAGCAAACAACACAGCAGACCACGCAGCAAGCAACACAGCAGACCATGCAGCAAACAACACAAGAAACCATGCAGCAAACAACACAGCAGACCATGCAGCAAACAACACAAGAAACCATGCAGCAAACAATGCAGCAGACCATGCAGCAAACAACACAGCAAACCAtgcagcaaacaacacaacaaaccacgCAGCAAACAACACAGCAGACCATTCAGCAAACAATACAGCAGACCATGCAGCAAACAATACAACAAACCACGCAGCAAACAACACAGCAGACCAtgcagcaaacaacacaacaaaccaagAAGCAAACAACACAGCAGACCAtgcagcaaacaacacaacaaacgaTGCaggaaacaacacaacaaaccacgcagcaaacaatacaacaaagcatgcagcaaacaacacaacaaaccacgCAGCCAAGAGCACAAGAACCCACGCAGTAA
- the LOC137298928 gene encoding zinc metalloproteinase nas-39-like — protein sequence MDAKVVFACFLLGVISAAATDLTIENNVVQLVDFHGKIETPNYPQNYHNDYEGIWELNVPPTGGIYTFILNIDAMDIEGPPGHCADYIKINHEEYCGQSPMTIRVPDIEYGVVIDFHTDSSITGKGFRATYDFEPQY from the exons ATGGATGCCAAGGTTGTCTTCGCATGCTTCCTCCTGGGCGTGATCTCAGCAGCAGCTACAG ACCTAACAATAGAGAACAATGTGGTGCAGTTGGTAGATTTTCACGGAAAGATAGAGACCCCGAACTACCCTCAAAACTACCACAACGACTACGAAGGGATCTGGGAGTTGAACGTCCCTCCGACTGGCGGCATATATACTTTTATCCTGAATATTGACGCGATGGACATAGAGGGACCCCCTGGACATTGCGCGGATTACATCAAAATAAACCACGAGGAATACTGTGGACAATCACCCATGACAATCAGGG tTCCAGACATCGAGTACGGGGTTGTGATTGACTTCCATACCGACAGCAGCATCACAGGAAAGGGCTTCAGAGCAACTTACGACTTTGAACCGCAATATTAG